A region from the Vicia villosa cultivar HV-30 ecotype Madison, WI linkage group LG3, Vvil1.0, whole genome shotgun sequence genome encodes:
- the LOC131658157 gene encoding uncharacterized protein LOC131658157 — protein MFHFGTNSTNLSEQGTKQTKDTTSFDKWRKNDTLNFIKDQGNGNCCYAFAVCDVIEALYFINNGEPIFLSVQDIYNHLIKNETDDIEGRTIRDALKFISENGCILAHTCPYEQRFKPTGYPREVFLRIETYDAIDLQRVVLPKKKSIALEKLEKNVEEEIRTAPVAAQLIWIEGDLKDFKGSDIYSGPRNADAFLDAGKHGVVIVGYGEEKVKKKLKKYWIVKNSHGKDWGDLGYIKIDRAPCYGQLLIEAVFLVRGVAKEKAKDGEA, from the exons ATGTTTCATTTTGGCACTAATTCCACAAACTTATCCGAGCAAGGTACTAAGCAAACT AAAGATACTACTTCATTTGATAAATGGAGAAAGAATGATACTCTTAACTTTATCAAAGATCAGGGCAATGGAA ATTGTTGTTATGCATTTGCTGTTTGTGATGTAATTGAGGCATTGTATTTTATTAACAATGGAGAGCCTATATTCTTATCTGTCCAAGACATATATAATCATCTCATAAAAAATGAAACAGATGATATAGAAGGGCGTACTATACGTGATGCCTTAAAATTTATTTCCGAAAATGGGTGTATTTTAGCTCACACATGCCCTTACGAGCAAAGATTCAAACCTACAGGTTATCCGCGTGAG GTGTTTTTACGTATTGAAACCTACGATGCAATAGACCTTCAACGAGTGGTATTacccaaaaaaaaatcaatagctCTTGAAAAGCTTGAAAAGAATGTAGAAGAGGAAATCAGGACAGCGCCTGTTGCAGCACAATTGATTTGGATCGAGGGTGATTTGAAAGATTTTAAAGGA AGTGATATATATTCTGGTCCAAGAAATGCAGATGCTTTTCTAGATGCAGGAAAACACGGAGTTGTTATTGTTGGATATGGGGaagaaaaagtaaagaaaaaattaaaaaaatattggatAGTAAAAAATTCACATGGAAAAGACTGGGGTGACCTTGGATATATAAAAATTGATAGAGCTCCATGCTACGGACAATTGCTTATAGAAGCTGTGTTTCTTGTTCGAGGTGTAGCAAAAGAGAAAGCAAAAGATGGTGAAGCATAA